From the Clavibacter phaseoli genome, one window contains:
- a CDS encoding DUF1206 domain-containing protein: protein MSATGAASSLQRSRGFAVAARLGHAVNGLLHLLIGVIAFRLATGGGGGEADQSGALGSIAGSPGGRVLLWVVVVGLLGLGLWQLVETVLARGEDAKRTWAARAKELGKAVAYLAIAFTALRFATGGSSDSSEQTQSLSARLLAAPGGVVLLVILGLAVVAVGVYFGFKGATKRFREDISVPSGSLGRGITALGVAGYVAKGVALVAVGVLFIVGAVTADPSRATGLDGALQALAGLPAGVAVLAITGLGLIAYGLYCGARARYAKL from the coding sequence GTGAGCGCGACCGGCGCCGCGTCGAGCCTCCAGCGCTCCCGCGGATTCGCTGTCGCCGCGCGCCTCGGGCACGCGGTCAACGGCCTGCTGCACCTCCTCATCGGCGTGATCGCGTTCCGCCTCGCGACCGGCGGCGGGGGCGGCGAGGCCGACCAGTCCGGCGCGCTCGGCTCCATCGCGGGATCGCCCGGCGGCCGCGTGCTGCTGTGGGTCGTCGTGGTCGGCCTCCTCGGGCTCGGCCTCTGGCAGCTCGTCGAGACCGTGCTCGCGCGCGGCGAGGACGCGAAGCGCACCTGGGCGGCGCGCGCGAAGGAGCTCGGCAAGGCCGTCGCCTACCTCGCGATCGCGTTCACGGCCCTGCGCTTCGCGACCGGCGGATCCAGCGACTCCTCCGAGCAGACCCAGTCGCTGAGCGCGCGGCTCCTCGCGGCGCCCGGCGGTGTGGTGCTGCTCGTGATCCTCGGCCTCGCGGTCGTGGCGGTCGGCGTCTACTTCGGGTTCAAGGGCGCGACGAAGCGCTTCCGCGAGGACATATCGGTGCCGTCGGGATCGCTCGGGCGCGGGATCACGGCGCTCGGCGTCGCGGGCTACGTCGCCAAGGGCGTCGCGCTCGTCGCGGTCGGCGTGCTGTTCATCGTGGGCGCGGTCACGGCCGACCCGAGCCGCGCGACCGGGCTCGACGGCGCGCTCCAGGCGCTCGCGGGACTGCCCGCCGGCGTCGCCGTGCTCGCGATCACCGGGCTCGGCCTCATCGCCTACGGCCTGTACTGCGGCGCCCGCGCACGCTACGCGAAGCTGTGA
- a CDS encoding GNAT family N-acetyltransferase, with translation MGPRLSVVREGALDVADHTSIAALLALAFPDFREGYAGARSWAGAQPELRILVHDGDALVAHAGLRRVFVALGDGEGDPADDLLVGSTGMVAVHPDRQGQGLGTLLADGIRGALARLAVPFGLLETSESTTGYYARHGWIPLPGRTGHYNGFTLLGAAEVVHQDHGWLMLPVTSAAAAFPAGDLHVNGQLV, from the coding sequence ATGGGACCCCGCCTCTCCGTCGTCCGCGAGGGCGCGCTCGACGTCGCCGACCACACGTCGATCGCGGCGCTCCTCGCGCTCGCGTTCCCCGACTTCCGCGAGGGCTACGCCGGCGCCCGCAGCTGGGCGGGCGCGCAGCCCGAGCTGAGGATCCTCGTGCACGACGGCGACGCGCTCGTGGCGCACGCGGGCCTCCGCCGCGTGTTCGTGGCGCTCGGCGACGGTGAGGGCGACCCGGCCGACGACCTGCTCGTGGGATCCACCGGCATGGTCGCCGTGCACCCGGACCGGCAGGGGCAGGGCCTCGGCACGCTGCTCGCCGACGGGATCCGCGGCGCCCTCGCCCGCCTGGCCGTCCCGTTCGGCCTCCTCGAGACGAGCGAGTCGACCACCGGCTACTACGCCCGCCACGGCTGGATCCCGCTCCCCGGCCGCACCGGCCACTACAACGGCTTCACCCTCCTCGGCGCCGCGGAGGTGGTGCACCAGGACCACGGCTGGCTGATGCTGCCCGTCACCTCCGCCGCCGCCGCGTTCCCCGCGGGCGACCTCCACGTGAACGGGCAGCTGGTGTGA
- a CDS encoding GNAT family N-acetyltransferase, which produces MSAPAAVIRRVRPEDWREYRALRLEMLEDTPLAYLETLESALTRPDSDWQGRTLRAARPGNTAYAAVDPASGRWLGAMNAYVATDPTRVMLVSVYITPSARGRAAGVTDMLLDAVIAWARDRPCARALRLEVHEDNPRARAYYERRGFVLTGRNVPYALDRTQKDLEMELPLV; this is translated from the coding sequence GTGAGCGCGCCCGCCGCCGTGATCCGCCGGGTGCGGCCCGAGGACTGGCGCGAGTACCGCGCCCTCCGCCTCGAGATGCTCGAGGACACCCCGCTCGCCTACCTCGAGACGCTCGAGAGCGCCCTGACCCGGCCCGACTCCGACTGGCAGGGCCGCACCCTGCGCGCGGCGCGCCCCGGCAACACGGCCTACGCCGCGGTGGATCCCGCCTCCGGCCGATGGCTCGGCGCCATGAACGCGTACGTCGCGACCGACCCCACCCGCGTGATGCTCGTGAGCGTCTACATCACCCCGTCGGCCCGGGGTCGCGCCGCGGGCGTCACCGACATGCTCCTCGACGCCGTCATCGCCTGGGCCCGCGACCGCCCTTGCGCCCGCGCCCTCCGCCTCGAGGTGCACGAGGACAACCCGCGCGCCCGCGCCTACTACGAGCGCCGCGGCTTCGTCCTCACGGGCCGCAACGTGCCGTACGCGCTGGACCGCACGCAGAAGGACCTGGAGATGGAGCTGCCGCTCGTCTGA
- a CDS encoding hemolysin family protein produces the protein MNGDLVLNIVLVVVFVLVGGVFAATEMALVTLREGQLNALAARGRRGEKVAALARNPNTFLAAVQIGVTVAGFASAAYGASSIAPSVVPLLESWGLESGLASTIATLLLTLMIAYLSLVLGELAPKRLAIQRNAGFAYGVAPVLNGFANLMRPVIWLLSVSTNVVVRLLGGDPHKTGEEMSEEELRDIVSSHEGLPDDERRILDDVLSLRHRQLSEVMKPRPEIAALDGTGTVRDAGIDVQDRPYSRYPVVDKTIDDVIGFVHVRDLYQAIAADPTRPVSEILRPIPYLPATARVLPTLTMMRAEGHQIAVIVDEYGGTDGIVTLEDLVEEVVGEIFDEYDTDSAARDLAEDGGTIDGRLNFQDFEEATGVKLPDSASDTVAGFVIENLGRLAQVGDTVEVDGVTLQVTALDRRRISEILVIPREEPATEDAAAATA, from the coding sequence GTGAACGGCGACCTCGTCCTCAACATCGTCCTGGTCGTGGTGTTCGTCCTCGTCGGCGGCGTGTTCGCCGCCACCGAGATGGCGCTCGTCACCCTCCGCGAGGGCCAGCTCAACGCCCTCGCCGCCCGCGGCCGCCGCGGCGAGAAGGTCGCCGCGCTCGCCCGGAACCCCAACACCTTCCTCGCGGCGGTGCAGATCGGCGTCACCGTCGCCGGCTTCGCGTCGGCCGCGTACGGCGCCTCGTCGATCGCGCCGTCCGTGGTGCCGCTGCTCGAGTCGTGGGGCCTCGAGTCCGGCCTCGCGTCCACGATCGCGACCCTCCTGCTGACGCTGATGATCGCCTACCTGTCGCTCGTGCTCGGCGAGCTCGCGCCCAAGCGCCTCGCCATCCAGCGCAACGCGGGCTTCGCGTACGGCGTCGCGCCCGTGCTCAACGGCTTCGCGAACCTCATGCGCCCGGTGATCTGGCTGCTCTCCGTCTCGACGAACGTGGTCGTCCGCCTCCTCGGCGGCGACCCGCACAAGACCGGCGAGGAGATGAGCGAGGAGGAGCTCCGCGACATCGTCTCCAGCCACGAGGGCCTCCCGGACGACGAGCGCCGGATCCTCGACGACGTGCTGTCGCTCCGCCACCGCCAGCTCAGCGAGGTCATGAAGCCGCGGCCCGAGATCGCCGCGCTCGACGGCACCGGCACCGTCCGCGACGCGGGCATCGACGTGCAGGACCGGCCGTACTCGCGCTACCCGGTGGTCGACAAGACCATCGACGACGTCATCGGGTTCGTGCACGTGCGCGACCTGTACCAGGCGATCGCGGCGGATCCCACGCGGCCCGTGTCCGAGATCCTCCGCCCGATCCCCTACCTCCCGGCGACCGCGCGCGTGCTGCCGACGCTGACGATGATGCGCGCCGAGGGCCACCAGATCGCCGTGATCGTGGACGAGTACGGCGGCACCGACGGCATCGTCACGCTCGAGGACCTCGTGGAGGAGGTCGTCGGCGAGATCTTCGACGAGTACGACACCGACTCGGCCGCGCGCGACCTCGCGGAGGACGGCGGCACGATCGACGGCCGCCTCAACTTCCAGGACTTCGAGGAGGCGACGGGCGTCAAGCTGCCCGACTCCGCGTCGGACACGGTCGCGGGCTTCGTCATCGAGAACCTCGGCCGGCTCGCGCAGGTCGGCGACACGGTCGAGGTCGACGGCGTGACCCTGCAGGTGACGGCGCTCGACCGGCGGCGGATCTCCGAGATCCTCGTCATCCCGCGGGAGGAGCCGGCGACGGAGGACGCGGCCGCCGCGACCGCCTAG
- a CDS encoding catalase, translating into MTDQKFTTTDSGAPVASDEHSLSVGPDGAIPLHDHYLVEKLAQFNRERIPERVVHAKGGGAFGTFRVTGDVSAYTRASLFQPGAEVEMLARFSTVAGEQGSPDTWRDPRGFALKFYTDEGNYDLVGNNTPVFFIRDGIKFPDFIRSQKRLPGSHLRDHDMQWDFWTLSPESAHQVTWLMGDRGLPSSWRHMDGFGSHTYQWINAAGERFWVKYHFKTQQGIEILKQEQADQIAGEDADFHIRDLTEAIDRGDYPEWKLEVQIMPYEEAKSYRFNPFDLTKVWSQKDYPRIEVGTMTLNRNPENYFAQIEQAAFAPSNFVPGIQTSPDKMLLARIFSYADAHRYRVGTNHAQLPVNAPKSPVHSYSKDGAGRYTFQDAGTPVYAPNSLGGAHADPARAAESAGWEQDGELVRAAATLHAEDDDFVQARMLVNESMDDAQRERLVGNIVGHVSKVTTAELRARVIQYWTNVDAWLGAAVAAGLPPLAGDAPVAEATPGPTRDAEEVGVAAH; encoded by the coding sequence ATGACCGACCAGAAGTTCACGACCACCGACTCCGGCGCTCCGGTCGCCAGCGACGAGCACTCGCTCTCCGTCGGCCCCGACGGCGCCATCCCGCTGCACGACCACTACCTCGTCGAGAAGCTCGCGCAGTTCAACCGCGAGCGCATCCCGGAGCGCGTCGTCCACGCCAAGGGCGGCGGCGCCTTCGGCACCTTCCGCGTCACGGGCGACGTGAGCGCGTACACCCGCGCCTCGCTCTTCCAGCCCGGCGCCGAGGTCGAGATGCTCGCGCGGTTCAGCACCGTCGCCGGCGAGCAGGGCAGCCCCGACACGTGGCGCGACCCGCGCGGCTTCGCGCTGAAGTTCTACACGGACGAGGGCAACTACGACCTCGTCGGCAACAACACGCCCGTCTTCTTCATCCGCGACGGGATCAAGTTCCCCGACTTCATCCGCTCGCAGAAGCGCCTGCCGGGCTCGCACCTCCGCGACCACGACATGCAGTGGGACTTCTGGACGCTCTCGCCCGAGTCGGCCCACCAGGTCACGTGGCTCATGGGCGACCGCGGCCTGCCCTCCTCGTGGCGCCACATGGACGGCTTCGGCTCGCACACGTACCAGTGGATCAACGCGGCCGGCGAGCGCTTCTGGGTGAAGTACCACTTCAAGACCCAGCAGGGCATCGAGATCCTCAAGCAGGAGCAGGCCGATCAGATCGCTGGCGAGGACGCCGACTTCCACATCCGCGACCTCACCGAGGCCATCGACCGCGGCGACTACCCGGAGTGGAAGCTCGAGGTGCAGATCATGCCCTACGAGGAGGCGAAGTCGTACCGGTTCAACCCGTTCGACCTCACCAAGGTCTGGTCGCAGAAGGACTACCCGCGCATCGAGGTCGGCACCATGACCCTGAACCGGAACCCGGAGAACTACTTCGCGCAGATCGAGCAGGCCGCGTTCGCGCCCTCGAACTTCGTGCCCGGGATCCAGACCAGCCCCGACAAGATGCTCCTCGCGCGCATCTTCAGCTACGCCGACGCGCACCGCTACCGCGTGGGCACCAACCACGCGCAGCTGCCGGTGAACGCGCCGAAGTCGCCCGTGCACAGCTACTCGAAGGACGGCGCCGGGCGCTACACCTTCCAGGACGCCGGCACGCCCGTCTACGCGCCGAACTCGCTGGGCGGCGCGCACGCCGACCCGGCTCGCGCCGCGGAGAGCGCCGGCTGGGAGCAGGACGGCGAGCTCGTCCGCGCGGCCGCCACGCTGCACGCCGAGGACGACGACTTCGTCCAGGCCCGGATGCTCGTCAACGAGTCGATGGACGACGCCCAGCGCGAGCGCCTCGTCGGCAACATCGTCGGCCACGTGAGCAAGGTCACCACGGCCGAGCTCCGCGCCCGCGTCATCCAGTACTGGACGAACGTCGACGCCTGGCTCGGTGCGGCCGTCGCCGCCGGCCTGCCGCCGCTCGCCGGTGACGCGCCCGTCGCCGAGGCCACCCCCGGCCCGACGCGCGACGCCGAGGAGGTCGGCGTCGCGGCCCACTGA
- a CDS encoding PhzF family phenazine biosynthesis protein: MTDRPVVALDGVRPDEVHVLRVFADADGHYGNELGIVLASPRTQGRELAIAQALGFSETVFVDAVDAPGQDPRGASIRILTPARELPFAGHPTVGTAWWLASRGVPVDHLRVPAGIVAVTRDGDVVRVTADPAWAPVFAWRELPSAADLAALDLAAAVSAAGADHLYAWAWVDEAAGWIRSRMAAPALGIAEDEATGAAALRVTAHLGRGLRITQGRGSELVTRLLDDGLAEVGGRTVADRVIPLP, from the coding sequence GTGACGGACCGTCCGGTCGTCGCGCTCGACGGCGTGCGGCCGGACGAGGTGCACGTGCTGCGGGTGTTCGCGGACGCGGACGGGCATTACGGCAACGAGCTCGGGATCGTGCTCGCCTCGCCGCGCACGCAGGGCCGGGAGCTCGCGATCGCGCAGGCGCTCGGCTTCAGCGAGACGGTCTTCGTCGACGCGGTGGACGCGCCCGGCCAGGATCCGCGGGGCGCGTCGATCCGCATCCTCACGCCCGCGCGCGAGCTGCCCTTCGCCGGGCACCCCACCGTCGGCACGGCCTGGTGGCTGGCGTCGCGCGGCGTGCCGGTCGACCACCTGCGGGTGCCGGCCGGCATCGTGGCCGTGACCCGCGACGGGGACGTCGTGCGCGTGACCGCGGACCCGGCCTGGGCGCCCGTCTTCGCCTGGCGCGAGCTGCCCTCCGCCGCCGACCTGGCCGCGCTCGACCTCGCCGCCGCGGTCTCCGCGGCGGGCGCCGACCACCTCTACGCGTGGGCGTGGGTCGACGAGGCGGCTGGCTGGATCCGCTCCCGCATGGCCGCTCCCGCGCTCGGCATCGCCGAGGACGAGGCGACCGGAGCCGCCGCCCTCCGCGTCACGGCCCACCTCGGCCGCGGCCTCCGCATCACGCAGGGCCGCGGCAGCGAGCTGGTCACGCGGCTGCTCGACGACGGGCTTGCCGAGGTCGGCGGCCGCACGGTCGCGGACCGCGTGATCCCGCTGCCCTGA
- a CDS encoding Fur family transcriptional regulator, which produces MPTAHAHHHAPPLDADALRVALRGAGLRVTRPRVAVLTAIDANPHSDADEVLRAVKGELPGTSIQAVYGVLGALAAAGLVRRIEPAGSSARYERRTGDNHHHLVCTSCRTIVDVDCAVGESPCLTPSDSAGFLVASAEVTYWGLCPACRTATADPGATVAT; this is translated from the coding sequence ATGCCCACCGCCCACGCGCACCACCACGCGCCGCCCCTCGACGCCGACGCCCTGCGCGTCGCGCTCCGCGGGGCGGGCCTCCGCGTGACCCGGCCGCGCGTGGCCGTCCTCACGGCGATCGACGCGAATCCGCACTCGGACGCCGACGAGGTGCTGCGCGCGGTGAAGGGCGAGCTCCCCGGCACGAGCATCCAGGCGGTCTACGGCGTGCTCGGCGCGCTCGCGGCCGCGGGGCTCGTGCGCCGCATCGAGCCCGCGGGATCGTCCGCGCGCTACGAGCGGCGGACGGGCGACAATCACCATCACCTCGTGTGCACGTCCTGCCGGACGATCGTCGACGTGGACTGCGCGGTGGGGGAGTCCCCCTGCCTCACGCCGTCCGACTCGGCAGGGTTCCTCGTGGCGAGCGCCGAGGTGACGTACTGGGGCCTGTGCCCCGCCTGCCGGACCGCGACCGCGGATCCCGGTGCCACCGTCGCGACCTGA
- a CDS encoding AI-2E family transporter has protein sequence MTTPQSVWQDKLGRLSIRCVQILAVLVVAIAIVYAAISLKLVVIPVIIALILACAVRPMVLWMERRGVPDALAAVIALLTGLVLFGGAITAVVFGVQSQWPTLVKATSEGVDQLQAFIEEGGLPIDSAQVDSFRQQAVDFLTSSQFGSGAIAGVSAAAEVVTGAVLGLVVFFYFVKDGPRIWAFLIRPFRGRGRKRAVRVGHEGAKVLGGYIRGTATVALVDTVFIGAGLFILGVPLALPLSLVVFIGAFVPIVGATVAGILAALVALVTNDLGTAIWVVAIVILVNQLEGNLLQPVVLGNALKLHGLVVLLALTAGTILGGIVGAILSVPLTAVAWTAWKIIMEPDEEEPEPPASSPVEPVKRAARGLTAKLTGRPSASSAS, from the coding sequence ATGACCACCCCGCAGTCCGTCTGGCAGGACAAGCTCGGCCGCCTCTCCATCCGCTGCGTGCAGATCCTGGCGGTCCTCGTGGTCGCCATCGCGATCGTGTACGCCGCCATCTCGCTCAAGCTCGTCGTGATCCCGGTGATCATCGCGCTGATCCTCGCGTGCGCCGTGCGCCCGATGGTGCTGTGGATGGAGCGCCGCGGCGTCCCCGACGCCCTCGCCGCGGTCATCGCGCTCCTCACCGGGCTGGTGCTCTTCGGCGGCGCCATCACGGCCGTCGTCTTCGGCGTGCAGAGCCAGTGGCCGACGCTCGTGAAGGCCACCAGCGAGGGCGTCGACCAGCTGCAGGCGTTCATCGAGGAGGGTGGGCTGCCGATCGACTCGGCGCAGGTCGACTCCTTCCGCCAGCAGGCCGTCGACTTCCTCACCAGCAGCCAGTTCGGATCCGGCGCCATCGCGGGCGTCTCCGCGGCGGCCGAGGTCGTCACCGGCGCGGTGCTCGGGCTCGTCGTGTTCTTCTACTTCGTCAAGGACGGGCCGCGCATCTGGGCCTTCCTCATCCGTCCGTTCCGCGGTCGCGGCCGCAAGCGCGCCGTGCGCGTGGGCCACGAGGGCGCCAAGGTGCTCGGCGGCTACATCCGCGGCACGGCGACCGTCGCGCTCGTCGACACCGTTTTCATCGGCGCCGGCCTCTTCATCCTCGGCGTGCCGCTCGCGCTGCCGCTGTCGCTCGTGGTGTTCATCGGCGCGTTCGTGCCGATCGTCGGCGCCACCGTCGCGGGCATCCTCGCGGCGCTCGTCGCGCTCGTGACCAACGACCTCGGCACCGCGATCTGGGTCGTCGCCATCGTGATCCTCGTGAACCAGCTCGAGGGCAACCTGCTGCAGCCGGTCGTGCTCGGCAACGCGCTCAAGCTGCACGGCCTCGTCGTGCTGCTGGCGCTGACGGCCGGCACGATCCTCGGCGGCATCGTCGGCGCGATCCTCTCGGTGCCGCTCACGGCCGTCGCCTGGACCGCGTGGAAGATCATCATGGAGCCCGACGAGGAGGAGCCGGAGCCGCCGGCGTCCTCGCCCGTCGAACCGGTGAAGAGGGCCGCGCGCGGCCTCACCGCGAAGCTCACCGGCCGCCCCTCCGCGTCCTCCGCCTCGTGA